AGTTGCAGGCGCTCGAGCTCACGCCTCCGCAGTCGCTCGAGCTGGAGTTGGCCAAAGGCCGGCCTTTGGGCGATCTCCGATACCATCGACAAGGTTCTGGGCAAGTACTCCGAAAGCGCGCGCATGCTGATGTAGACGCTTTCCTGATCGCTGCCGACACCGAGCTCCGCTCCCCACGACTCGAACTCCGCGGCCAATCGAGCCCCGCTGCGTGTCCGAGTGCCTTCGCGAAGCATCGAAGCAACCAGTCGTGCCAAGCCGGGCATCCCTGACGGATCGGCGGCGCTGCCGCCACGCACTACGAGCCTTACTTCTACCAACGGCAGGCGTCGCAACTCCACAACGTTGACTTCCAGTCCGTTGTTCGTGGTCGCGCGCACGACGGGCGGAAAACGAACCTCGCGCGGCGCGGCCGGCCCCGGCGGGGAAGGATGACGTGGC
This genomic stretch from Pseudomonadota bacterium harbors:
- a CDS encoding insulinase family protein, whose translation is MKRPVAPQRMVLEQPAQLAPRASDRPRHPSPPGPAAPREVRFPPVVRATTNNGLEVNVVELRRLPLVEVRLVVRGGSAADPSGMPGLARLVASMLREGTRTRSGARLAAEFESWGAELGVGSDQESVYISMRALSEYLPRTLSMVSEIAQRPAFGQLQLERLRRRELERLQL